Proteins from one Microcoleus sp. bin38.metabat.b11b12b14.051 genomic window:
- a CDS encoding PHP domain-containing protein, whose protein sequence is MLELHCHTTYSDGTLTPAELVAAAASSGVRALAITDHDTMSGWDEAFAAAALHGIEIVPGLELSTVHNGRSLHILGFYPDANKLRVPLNDRIEGRFRRSQEMVDKLAALGFAIELPITSPGMAPGRPHIATALVKAGYAKSSREAFDRWLGDDGPAYVHYEKFSIAEGIDLLKSCGAVPVWAHPYLFRGGAVEEVLKELVDAGLMGVEVYHPTHSSSQIDKLKQWCVDYGLLMTGGSDYHGPDIERNERKGVESTQLNMLHIPLELLEPIKVAAASLK, encoded by the coding sequence ATGCTAGAACTCCACTGTCACACAACTTATTCCGATGGAACTCTCACCCCAGCCGAACTTGTAGCAGCGGCGGCATCTTCGGGTGTTCGCGCTTTAGCTATCACGGATCACGATACGATGTCTGGTTGGGATGAAGCCTTTGCTGCCGCTGCTTTGCACGGTATCGAAATAGTCCCCGGGCTTGAACTCAGTACAGTCCACAATGGCCGATCGCTGCATATTTTAGGTTTTTATCCTGATGCGAATAAACTGCGAGTTCCTTTGAACGATCGCATAGAAGGCAGGTTTCGCCGATCGCAGGAAATGGTAGATAAATTAGCAGCGTTGGGATTCGCGATCGAACTGCCAATAACATCCCCAGGAATGGCACCGGGAAGGCCTCATATTGCTACCGCGCTGGTAAAAGCTGGTTACGCCAAATCATCACGGGAAGCCTTCGATCGCTGGCTGGGAGACGACGGCCCCGCCTACGTGCATTACGAGAAATTCTCGATCGCAGAAGGCATCGATTTACTCAAGAGTTGCGGCGCAGTACCAGTCTGGGCGCACCCTTATTTATTTCGCGGCGGCGCAGTTGAAGAAGTCTTAAAAGAATTAGTAGATGCTGGTTTAATGGGAGTTGAAGTATACCATCCCACCCACAGTTCCAGCCAAATTGACAAGTTAAAACAATGGTGTGTTGATTACGGTTTGCTGATGACAGGTGGCAGCGATTATCACGGCCCAGACATTGAAAGAAATGAGCGGAAAGGTGTTGAAAGTACCCAGTTGAATATGCTGCATATACCGTTAGAATTGCTAGAACCGATTAAAGTTGCGGCGGCAAGTTTGAAATAA
- a CDS encoding MerR family transcriptional regulator, with protein sequence MGKQTTMNQMSGFTRQETIHLAGCTSSRLAYLEKVGLVIPERFGNNGRPTVVFSWEQLLEIRAIKHLRKDVSLQTVRKIIKFLDESGYDNSLRDKQLVVVGDEVFWMKQDWSDFSDRIPTTVKVAGKKNKEVGQYVLLVIPPLIDIVNDIWEAAKKSRVIDFKSFKQRAKVLPA encoded by the coding sequence ATGGGGAAGCAAACCACTATGAACCAGATGTCAGGCTTTACACGACAAGAAACAATACATCTGGCGGGCTGCACGTCTAGCCGACTGGCTTATTTAGAAAAAGTAGGCTTAGTTATTCCTGAGAGATTTGGAAATAATGGAAGACCAACTGTAGTTTTTAGTTGGGAGCAGTTACTAGAAATTCGAGCAATTAAACATTTAAGAAAAGATGTTTCTTTACAAACAGTCAGAAAAATCATCAAATTTTTAGATGAAAGCGGTTATGACAACAGTCTGAGAGATAAGCAGTTAGTTGTAGTTGGAGATGAAGTTTTTTGGATGAAGCAAGACTGGTCTGATTTTAGCGATAGAATACCCACAACCGTCAAAGTTGCTGGCAAAAAAAATAAAGAGGTAGGTCAGTACGTTTTACTGGTGATACCTCCATTAATTGATATCGTTAATGATATTTGGGAAGCTGCTAAAAAATCACGAGTAATAGACTTCAAAAGCTTTAAACAACGAGCTAAAGTTTTACCTGCCTAA
- a CDS encoding N-6 DNA methylase yields MQPHRNVRIPVAGNDPVAVNGIWTDYGLRPSATNLAFMVQAVPPQEMDQWKRWLRDWPFRAGLLVSDEMYLLQYYEPSGKLEELEIEPDSLAVELTAPRSRLFTPKALAEFRTGQLSLADLEESISENSFSFILRQRAELDKAFQEAIRGALEEIGVPNQRTHPQSVISSRIQIAGHAIRVAIAYLAARILEDKGSFGSDLLIPTNDPRILLDRTVSRANGFFKKALEESIPHLGDRVLQHLAANLGSRVSFALVDHKDVGLLYERAIKELPRDIGGTDWSDLQRHYTPIAIAERMLELLPLERLRPEDRVIFDPAAGSGSLLLAATSRLAGMSDIPEDINERNTYLAQHVAGNDLDQYADLITQLRYTLARESLGEAVTFPFPYHFSHQDYNKLNRENMGIKPRVVVANPPFAEDGNTQRAAKFIERALSWLEEEAQFAFILPQSFLTGSTHGIPNTRRLITENCQIFEVWQCPEKAIGIDAEQAVCIVLGQVGKPKIIIPSAARAVFSRQKDTVSNICNNGFLGNQWITRSNSDNWEFFTAPPVSMQIPTIPLGNLFFVFNGVTPSKNYKPVSQCPPNTECKLNWRMKWRDTNRIWADPDRVGEEERWIRYGKEFLHTAVLNNSYLFDLPKILVGRKVNRGSLYPLAAQLDTTGLCPDNNIFCIFPAKQAGKSTKALGSQQFLKEWNTLSYQEQRLWLLGILASKIVNALSLIGRKTHEITSDELCKLLLPQKIDRRIIDITRQIVERDQQRLEIPKPDDLRRQLDEIVEESYGNPHWIEIKRTGEPPELELWKSERTKPTFIVRGQVLEVSQDNNQIHLYLSGLLDDNRADWMPILPEMPGWALDGTVFKAELSQDVETFAELAKRPWAIRQFRHTPRPYLTDDELREELGIEE; encoded by the coding sequence ATGCAGCCACACCGCAATGTGCGTATCCCGGTAGCCGGCAACGATCCTGTGGCTGTTAATGGTATATGGACAGATTATGGACTGCGCCCCAGTGCAACTAATCTGGCATTTATGGTTCAAGCTGTTCCGCCACAGGAGATGGATCAGTGGAAGCGGTGGCTGCGCGATTGGCCTTTTCGTGCGGGGCTGTTAGTCTCCGATGAGATGTATCTGCTTCAGTATTACGAGCCATCCGGCAAGTTAGAGGAACTAGAAATAGAACCTGATTCTCTGGCTGTAGAGTTGACTGCACCCAGAAGTCGCCTGTTTACACCAAAAGCATTAGCAGAGTTTCGTACTGGTCAGCTTTCACTGGCAGATTTAGAAGAGTCAATTTCGGAAAATAGCTTCTCCTTTATACTTCGACAACGAGCCGAACTTGATAAAGCATTTCAAGAGGCAATTCGGGGGGCACTTGAAGAGATTGGTGTTCCAAATCAGCGAACACATCCACAAAGCGTCATCTCCTCTCGCATACAGATAGCAGGTCATGCAATTCGCGTGGCGATCGCATATTTGGCAGCAAGAATTCTAGAGGATAAAGGCTCTTTTGGTTCCGATTTGTTAATTCCAACCAACGATCCTCGAATTTTGCTCGATCGCACTGTATCTCGTGCGAATGGTTTTTTTAAGAAGGCGCTTGAGGAATCAATACCGCATTTAGGCGATCGAGTATTGCAGCATTTAGCTGCTAATTTAGGGAGTCGAGTCAGCTTTGCGCTAGTCGATCATAAGGATGTTGGCCTGCTATATGAACGAGCTATCAAAGAATTGCCTCGCGATATTGGAGGCACAGATTGGAGCGATTTACAAAGGCATTACACTCCAATCGCGATCGCAGAACGTATGCTTGAATTGCTTCCGTTGGAAAGGTTAAGACCAGAAGATCGAGTAATCTTCGATCCAGCCGCAGGTTCCGGTAGTCTCCTATTAGCTGCTACATCTCGTCTTGCTGGGATGTCTGATATTCCTGAAGATATCAATGAGCGAAACACCTATTTGGCACAGCACGTAGCGGGTAATGATTTAGATCAATATGCAGACTTGATAACACAACTCCGATACACTTTGGCAAGAGAGTCGCTAGGTGAGGCTGTGACATTTCCATTCCCCTACCACTTTTCTCATCAGGATTACAACAAACTAAACAGGGAAAACATGGGCATCAAACCGCGTGTTGTTGTTGCCAATCCTCCTTTTGCTGAAGATGGGAATACTCAACGTGCAGCAAAATTTATAGAAAGAGCTTTAAGTTGGTTAGAAGAAGAGGCTCAGTTTGCTTTTATCTTACCTCAGTCTTTTTTGACAGGTTCAACTCATGGCATACCAAATACACGTAGGTTGATAACTGAAAATTGCCAAATTTTTGAAGTATGGCAGTGTCCAGAAAAAGCTATTGGAATTGATGCAGAACAAGCTGTGTGCATTGTCTTAGGACAAGTAGGCAAACCAAAAATCATAATTCCTAGTGCAGCAAGAGCAGTATTTTCCAGACAAAAAGATACTGTATCTAATATTTGTAATAATGGTTTCCTTGGCAATCAATGGATTACCCGATCAAATTCAGACAATTGGGAATTTTTTACGGCACCGCCTGTTTCCATGCAGATTCCTACAATACCTTTAGGAAATCTTTTCTTTGTTTTTAATGGAGTAACTCCTAGTAAAAACTACAAACCAGTTAGTCAATGTCCACCAAATACTGAATGTAAGCTAAACTGGCGTATGAAGTGGCGGGATACAAATCGGATTTGGGCAGATCCAGACAGAGTTGGAGAAGAGGAACGCTGGATAAGATACGGTAAAGAATTTCTTCATACAGCAGTCCTAAATAATTCATACCTATTCGATTTACCAAAAATTCTTGTAGGTCGTAAAGTGAATCGAGGCTCTTTGTATCCTCTTGCGGCTCAATTAGATACTACAGGTCTTTGTCCTGATAATAATATATTTTGTATTTTTCCTGCCAAACAAGCAGGAAAATCTACTAAAGCATTGGGAAGTCAACAATTTTTAAAAGAATGGAACACATTAAGTTATCAAGAACAAAGATTATGGCTGTTGGGTATCCTAGCTTCTAAAATAGTCAATGCACTATCTTTAATTGGACGCAAAACACATGAAATAACAAGTGATGAGCTATGTAAACTTCTCTTACCTCAAAAAATAGACAGGCGAATCATTGATATTACTCGTCAAATCGTTGAACGAGATCAACAACGTCTTGAAATTCCTAAACCAGATGATCTACGCAGACAATTAGATGAAATTGTCGAAGAATCTTATGGAAACCCTCATTGGATAGAAATTAAACGAACTGGAGAACCCCCAGAATTAGAATTATGGAAATCAGAACGAACAAAGCCGACATTTATAGTGCGTGGTCAAGTTTTAGAAGTTTCTCAAGATAATAACCAAATTCATTTATATTTGAGTGGCTTATTAGATGACAATAGAGCAGACTGGATGCCAATTTTACCAGAAATGCCTGGTTGGGCGCTGGATGGTACAGTTTTTAAAGCTGAACTAAGTCAGGATGTAGAAACATTTGCAGAACTTGCCAAACGTCCTTGGGCTATTAGGCAATTTCGCCATACTCCTCGTCCTTATTTAACCGACGATGAGCTAAGAGAAGAATTAGGGATAGAGGAGTAA
- the remA gene encoding extracellular matrix/biofilm regulator RemA → MDIQLINIGFGNIVSANRVIAIVSPESAPIKRIITDARERGQLVDATYGRRTRAVIITDSSHVILSAIQPETVANRFAIGKDGQGRDD, encoded by the coding sequence ATGGATATTCAATTAATTAATATCGGTTTTGGTAATATTGTGTCGGCTAACCGAGTGATTGCGATTGTCAGTCCCGAGTCAGCGCCAATTAAGCGTATAATTACTGATGCGCGGGAGCGGGGACAACTGGTTGATGCTACTTACGGGCGCCGCACGAGAGCGGTAATTATTACAGATTCGAGTCACGTCATTCTGTCGGCGATTCAGCCGGAAACGGTTGCTAATCGTTTTGCGATCGGCAAAGACGGTCAAGGTCGCGATGATTGA
- a CDS encoding uracil-DNA glycosylase, with translation MSSDLQLSLFDSNQSAAFQNDSIPTNAKIPIPAGTYQNMEQIGEHCNRCHRCELGNTRTHAVIGRGNPQASILIVGEAPGQNEDETGLPFVGRSGKLLDKILESVELSAETDVFIANVIKCRPPNNRPPTVKEIEACKPYLLEQIRILNPKIILLTGATALKGLLSDKRPISKIRGQWIEWEGRLCMPIFHPSYLLRNPSREPETPKWLMWQDMQAVKAKLDEFKTVS, from the coding sequence ATGTCCAGCGACTTGCAACTCAGCCTATTTGACAGCAATCAAAGTGCTGCTTTCCAAAACGACTCAATCCCAACCAATGCCAAAATTCCGATTCCAGCCGGCACATATCAAAATATGGAACAAATCGGCGAGCACTGCAACCGCTGTCACCGCTGCGAATTGGGCAATACTCGCACTCACGCCGTCATCGGGCGCGGCAATCCTCAAGCCTCGATTTTGATTGTGGGAGAAGCGCCGGGACAAAATGAAGATGAAACCGGATTACCCTTCGTAGGGCGATCGGGCAAACTGTTAGATAAGATTTTAGAATCCGTAGAATTAAGTGCAGAAACCGACGTATTTATTGCCAACGTCATCAAATGTCGCCCGCCCAACAACCGCCCTCCCACAGTCAAAGAAATCGAAGCTTGCAAACCATACTTGCTCGAACAAATTCGCATTTTAAACCCCAAAATCATCTTATTAACTGGTGCAACAGCCTTAAAAGGTTTGTTAAGCGACAAGCGACCAATTAGTAAAATCAGAGGTCAATGGATAGAATGGGAAGGACGTTTATGTATGCCAATTTTTCACCCATCATACTTGTTGCGAAACCCCTCCCGCGAACCGGAGACACCAAAATGGTTGATGTGGCAAGATATGCAGGCAGTAAAAGCTAAATTGGATGAATTTAAAACAGTAAGTTAA
- the xseB gene encoding exodeoxyribonuclease VII small subunit: MAKSKLRQSDWNYEQTVDRIEAIIDRVESGELPLEEVFEQFAVAVECLQECEGFLARGKDAMELAIGLLGAEPGF, translated from the coding sequence ATGGCTAAGTCGAAGTTGCGTCAGTCTGACTGGAATTATGAGCAAACGGTCGATCGCATTGAAGCGATTATCGATCGAGTGGAGTCGGGAGAGTTGCCTCTAGAGGAGGTTTTTGAGCAGTTTGCGGTGGCTGTCGAGTGTTTGCAGGAGTGCGAAGGTTTTCTGGCGCGGGGGAAGGATGCGATGGAATTGGCGATCGGGCTTTTAGGTGCGGAACCGGGTTTTTAA
- a CDS encoding VOC family protein — protein MNFQYSAALITLADLDKEVLVKFYTKFLDREPNPYIPNTYAEFQLPGLRLGIFKPKDSHKSEFANHTKTGMSLCLEVSDIENAIARIWALGYPPVGEIIKASHGLEIYAFDPAGNRIILHQSH, from the coding sequence ATGAATTTCCAATACAGCGCCGCCCTAATAACTTTAGCAGACCTTGACAAAGAAGTTCTCGTTAAATTTTACACCAAATTTCTCGACCGAGAACCAAATCCCTATATTCCCAATACCTATGCAGAGTTTCAACTTCCCGGCTTAAGACTCGGCATATTCAAACCCAAAGATTCCCATAAATCGGAATTTGCAAATCACACAAAGACAGGCATGAGTTTGTGTTTGGAAGTCAGCGATATCGAAAATGCGATCGCCCGAATTTGGGCCTTGGGATATCCGCCTGTCGGAGAAATTATTAAAGCCTCTCACGGCTTAGAAATCTATGCCTTCGATCCCGCCGGAAATCGGATAATTTTGCATCAATCGCATTAG
- the xseA gene encoding exodeoxyribonuclease VII large subunit, producing the protein MNAIFPDTTLSVGGLTSYLKELLEGDRNLRSVWLIGEVSNVSQHSTGCYFTLCDTDKSAAIKCVVWTYQQKKLVKMPVKGEQLLVFGSIDVYKPRGDYKLIVSQSLPGGEGLEALRLQQLRSRLEAEGFFDPARKRPIPVHPQIVAVVTSDTGAAWGDIQRTLAQRYPGLRVLLSPTLVQGDLAAAAIARAIDLVELDGSADVIILGRGGGSAEDLACFNDERVVRAIANCAIPIITGIGHERDESLADLVADKRAHTPTAAATQAVPILADIYSEHKQRMLNLASVVRARFETESENLQLLKNRLKQLPTTSRTLRQATGKLEVLQEKLAALNPAAVLERGYAAVIQSDGTIVRQTDGLELGEELTVRLSRGVLKVKIVEVLDAE; encoded by the coding sequence ATGAATGCAATTTTTCCTGATACAACGTTGTCGGTGGGCGGACTAACATCATACCTGAAAGAATTGCTGGAGGGCGATCGCAATTTGCGATCGGTTTGGCTAATCGGCGAGGTATCAAACGTTTCGCAGCATTCCACTGGCTGTTATTTCACTCTGTGCGACACCGACAAAAGCGCTGCTATTAAGTGCGTGGTGTGGACTTATCAGCAAAAAAAATTGGTAAAAATGCCTGTAAAAGGTGAGCAATTGCTGGTTTTCGGAAGCATTGATGTTTACAAACCTCGCGGGGATTACAAGTTGATTGTTTCCCAATCGCTACCGGGTGGGGAAGGATTGGAGGCTTTGCGGTTGCAGCAATTGCGATCGCGCTTGGAAGCCGAGGGTTTCTTCGATCCTGCGAGAAAGCGCCCGATTCCCGTACACCCGCAGATTGTGGCGGTAGTCACATCGGATACTGGCGCTGCTTGGGGGGATATTCAGCGCACTCTCGCGCAGAGATATCCGGGTTTGCGGGTGTTGCTGTCGCCGACTTTGGTGCAGGGAGATTTGGCTGCGGCTGCCATTGCTAGGGCGATCGACCTGGTAGAATTGGACGGTAGCGCTGATGTGATCATTTTAGGGCGGGGCGGCGGTTCTGCGGAGGATTTGGCTTGTTTTAACGATGAAAGAGTCGTCAGGGCGATCGCGAATTGTGCAATTCCAATTATTACAGGCATCGGACACGAAAGAGACGAATCTTTAGCCGATTTAGTAGCAGATAAACGAGCGCATACTCCGACGGCGGCTGCTACTCAAGCTGTACCAATTTTAGCAGATATTTACTCGGAACACAAGCAAAGAATGCTGAATTTAGCAAGTGTTGTGCGGGCAAGATTTGAGACAGAATCAGAAAATTTGCAACTGTTAAAAAATCGCTTAAAACAGTTGCCTACGACATCGCGAACTTTGCGACAAGCAACTGGTAAACTGGAGGTATTGCAAGAAAAGTTAGCAGCCCTAAATCCGGCGGCGGTTTTAGAAAGGGGTTATGCGGCGGTAATCCAAAGTGACGGTACGATTGTCCGCCAAACTGACGGTTTGGAATTGGGAGAGGAGTTGACGGTGAGGTTGAGTCGGGGCGTGCTGAAGGTTAAGATTGTAGAAGTGTTGGATGCAGAATAA
- the gmk gene encoding guanylate kinase — protein MKSGKLIVLTGPSGVGKGTLVRSLLNRHPELYLSVSVTTRSPREGEIEGQHYYFASRSRFEEMVEAGELAEWAEFAGNLYGTPYFALQERIGEGKWVLLEIELEGARQIRNKFPEALRIFILPPSWEELERRLRSRGQDSESAIARRLIRAKDEIEAAREFDFQVINDDLEVALKGLESVLFVTEIK, from the coding sequence ATGAAATCCGGTAAATTAATTGTTCTGACGGGGCCTAGCGGTGTGGGGAAAGGCACCTTAGTGCGATCGCTCCTCAACCGCCATCCCGAATTATATCTTTCGGTATCGGTGACAACTCGATCGCCCCGCGAGGGAGAAATTGAGGGACAACACTACTATTTTGCCAGCCGCAGCCGTTTTGAAGAAATGGTTGAGGCTGGCGAGTTGGCGGAATGGGCTGAGTTTGCCGGCAACCTTTACGGAACTCCTTATTTTGCTCTTCAGGAGCGTATCGGCGAGGGAAAATGGGTATTACTGGAAATTGAACTCGAAGGAGCAAGGCAAATTAGAAATAAGTTTCCTGAAGCTTTGCGAATTTTTATTTTACCTCCTTCTTGGGAAGAATTGGAACGCAGGCTGCGGAGTCGAGGTCAAGATTCCGAAAGTGCGATCGCCCGTCGGTTAATTCGGGCTAAAGACGAGATTGAAGCAGCGCGCGAATTTGATTTTCAAGTTATCAACGATGATTTGGAAGTTGCTTTGAAAGGACTAGAATCCGTATTGTTTGTTACCGAAATCAAATGA
- a CDS encoding phosphoribosyltransferase gives MFSRPFFDDRADAGEKLAEAVADELGKLNLTAQEAIKPIVYALPRGGLPVAVPIARRLGCALDVVVAKKITRPDNLELAIGAATADGHVLWQKQNQQNLRLQQKSALQQAQNSAQSLLADLAPGRPNVSAAGSLAILVDDGIATGMTVAVAAQALQSQQPAALWICAPVAPPELMEFLTEMGDKSIILETPHPFYSVSRFYSQFPQVETAEALACLLRQIEWRS, from the coding sequence ATGTTCTCTCGCCCGTTTTTTGACGATCGCGCCGATGCAGGCGAAAAACTGGCCGAGGCTGTTGCAGACGAGCTCGGCAAGTTAAATTTAACCGCACAGGAAGCTATTAAACCGATTGTGTATGCCTTGCCACGCGGGGGTTTGCCTGTTGCTGTGCCCATTGCGCGCCGCTTGGGCTGCGCTTTGGATGTGGTTGTGGCCAAGAAAATTACTCGCCCAGATAATTTGGAATTGGCGATCGGGGCTGCAACTGCTGACGGTCACGTTCTCTGGCAAAAGCAAAATCAGCAAAATTTACGCTTACAACAAAAATCAGCACTCCAGCAGGCTCAAAATAGCGCTCAATCTCTGTTAGCCGATTTGGCTCCGGGACGACCAAATGTCAGCGCGGCGGGGTCTTTAGCGATTTTAGTGGACGATGGGATTGCGACGGGGATGACGGTGGCTGTGGCGGCGCAGGCTTTGCAGTCGCAGCAACCGGCGGCTTTGTGGATTTGCGCGCCCGTCGCCCCGCCAGAGTTGATGGAATTTTTGACGGAAATGGGTGATAAATCGATTATTCTGGAGACTCCCCACCCTTTTTACAGCGTCAGTCGCTTTTACAGCCAATTTCCGCAGGTGGAGACGGCGGAGGCTTTGGCGTGTTTGTTGCGACAGATTGAATGGCGATCGTAG
- a CDS encoding CsbD family protein, which produces MSTEDRAKAIGKNVEGKAQEIFGNITGNKKDQAEGKAKQAESAARHAAEDMKDAVKNLTDKAKKAIDKL; this is translated from the coding sequence ATGAGTACAGAAGACAGAGCAAAGGCGATCGGCAAAAACGTAGAAGGCAAAGCTCAGGAAATTTTCGGGAACATCACCGGCAACAAAAAAGACCAAGCTGAAGGCAAAGCAAAACAAGCGGAATCCGCCGCCCGCCACGCAGCAGAAGATATGAAAGATGCTGTGAAAAATCTGACGGATAAGGCCAAAAAGGCGATCGACAAACTGTAG
- a CDS encoding M3 family metallopeptidase: MTATLTLADNPLLTGKGLPPFDAIAPSHVVPAITQLLAELEAELAALEVSVDPTWSGLVEPLQRLGERLNWSWSIVGHLMGVKNSPELRSAHETVQPEVVKFWSKLSQSKPLYEAFKALRASKNWDSLESAQQRIVEASLRDAQLSGVGLEGEQKERFNAIQLELAEITTQFSNHVLDATKAFSITLTNKDEIDGLPPSLLSLAAQAARSAGEENADAENGPWRITLDFPSYGPFMQHSTRRDLREKLYKAFMGRASSGELNNWPLTDRILALRHEKAALLGFSSYAELSLASKMAPDVAAVEALLEELREASYSAAVKDLEELKTFAASKGAPEAADLKHWDIGFWSERQREEKFAFSAEELRPYFALPQVLDGLFGLVKRLFGVTVTAADGQSPVWNPDVRYFRIDDEAGNAIANFYLDPYSRPEEKRGGAWMDECVVRAKFVEAGKTTTRLPVAYLVCNQSPPVDGKPSLMTFVEVETLFHEFGHGLQHMLTTVDYPGASGINNVEWDAVELPSQFMENWCYDRATLFGMAKHYQTGETLPEHYYQKLLAARHYMSGSAMLRQVHFSSVDIELHHRYRSGGSETVADVRNRIAKTTTVLPPLEGDAFLCAFGHIFAGGYAAGYYSYKWAEVLSADAFAAFEEAGLEDESAIASTGKRFRDTVLGLGGSLHPMEVFKTFRGREPSTKALLRHSGLAAA; encoded by the coding sequence ATGACTGCAACTCTTACTCTTGCTGATAACCCGTTACTAACTGGCAAAGGATTGCCACCGTTTGACGCGATCGCACCCTCACACGTAGTCCCTGCCATTACGCAACTGCTAGCAGAACTAGAAGCCGAGCTGGCTGCCTTAGAAGTCTCTGTAGATCCGACTTGGAGCGGCTTAGTAGAACCCTTGCAGCGGCTCGGAGAGCGTTTAAATTGGAGCTGGAGTATTGTCGGGCATTTGATGGGGGTGAAAAATAGTCCGGAATTGCGATCGGCTCACGAAACAGTACAGCCGGAAGTAGTAAAATTTTGGAGCAAGCTCAGTCAGAGCAAACCGCTTTACGAAGCTTTTAAAGCGCTGCGGGCTAGCAAAAATTGGGACAGCTTAGAGTCAGCTCAACAGCGAATTGTAGAAGCTTCCCTCCGAGATGCCCAACTGTCTGGTGTTGGTTTAGAAGGCGAACAAAAAGAGCGTTTTAATGCCATTCAATTAGAATTAGCAGAAATTACTACCCAATTTTCCAATCACGTCCTCGACGCTACCAAAGCTTTCAGTATCACCCTCACAAACAAAGACGAAATTGATGGTTTGCCGCCGAGTTTGTTGAGTTTAGCAGCTCAAGCTGCTCGCAGCGCCGGTGAAGAAAATGCGGATGCCGAAAACGGCCCTTGGCGGATTACTTTAGACTTCCCCAGTTACGGCCCTTTCATGCAGCACAGTACCCGCCGGGATTTGCGCGAAAAGTTGTACAAAGCTTTTATGGGCAGAGCCAGCAGCGGAGAATTGAATAACTGGCCTTTGACCGATCGCATTTTAGCACTGCGCCACGAAAAAGCGGCTTTGCTCGGATTTAGCAGTTATGCCGAATTGAGCTTGGCGAGCAAAATGGCTCCCGATGTTGCAGCAGTGGAAGCTTTGTTAGAAGAATTGCGCGAGGCTAGCTACAGTGCTGCTGTCAAAGATTTAGAAGAATTGAAAACTTTTGCAGCGAGCAAAGGCGCGCCGGAAGCGGCGGATTTGAAGCATTGGGATATTGGTTTTTGGTCGGAAAGACAGCGGGAAGAAAAGTTTGCTTTTAGTGCCGAAGAATTGCGTCCTTATTTTGCTTTGCCGCAGGTATTGGACGGACTATTTGGATTAGTAAAACGGCTGTTCGGCGTGACAGTAACTGCGGCGGATGGTCAATCTCCTGTGTGGAACCCAGATGTTCGCTATTTCAGAATAGATGATGAAGCCGGAAATGCGATCGCCAATTTTTATTTAGATCCGTACAGCCGCCCGGAAGAAAAGCGCGGCGGTGCTTGGATGGACGAGTGCGTGGTGCGCGCTAAATTTGTGGAAGCGGGAAAAACCACAACGCGGTTGCCGGTGGCGTATTTGGTGTGCAACCAAAGCCCTCCTGTTGACGGGAAACCGAGTTTAATGACTTTCGTGGAAGTAGAAACTTTGTTTCACGAATTCGGTCACGGTTTGCAGCATATGCTGACAACGGTAGACTATCCCGGGGCTTCTGGCATCAATAATGTTGAGTGGGATGCGGTGGAATTGCCCAGTCAATTTATGGAAAATTGGTGTTACGATAGGGCGACTTTGTTCGGGATGGCAAAGCATTACCAAACTGGGGAAACTTTGCCGGAACACTATTACCAAAAGCTGTTAGCAGCGCGCCACTACATGAGTGGCAGTGCCATGCTCAGGCAAGTCCATTTTAGCAGTGTTGACATCGAATTGCACCACCGCTATCGATCGGGCGGCAGCGAAACTGTGGCAGATGTCCGCAACCGCATCGCTAAAACTACGACTGTTTTACCTCCTCTGGAAGGAGACGCATTTTTGTGCGCTTTCGGACACATTTTTGCGGGCGGCTACGCGGCAGGCTATTACAGCTATAAATGGGCGGAAGTCCTGAGTGCTGATGCTTTTGCAGCGTTTGAGGAGGCGGGTTTAGAAGACGAAAGTGCGATCGCCTCTACAGGTAAACGCTTCCGGGATACAGTGTTAGGATTGGGCGGCAGTTTGCACCCGATGGAAGTGTTTAAAACTTTCCGGGGACGCGAACCGAGCACTAAAGCTTTGTTGAGACACAGCGGTTTAGCAGCAGCTTAA